One genomic segment of Deltaproteobacteria bacterium HGW-Deltaproteobacteria-18 includes these proteins:
- a CDS encoding reactive intermediate/imine deaminase — translation MSSKIQITSEKAPAAVGPYSHAIAVPGLVFVSGQLPIDKETGTFPDGIEEQAHQALKNLKAVTEAAGATLGDVVKTTVFLADMNDFKVVNAVYATYFSEPFPARSAFEVAKLPLGAKVEIEAIVSRRD, via the coding sequence ATGAGCAGCAAAATTCAGATCACATCGGAGAAGGCTCCGGCGGCGGTGGGGCCGTATTCTCACGCCATCGCTGTGCCGGGTCTTGTATTCGTCAGCGGACAGCTGCCCATCGATAAGGAAACGGGCACGTTTCCGGACGGTATCGAGGAGCAGGCGCATCAGGCTTTGAAGAATCTCAAGGCGGTTACGGAAGCTGCGGGGGCGACGCTCGGCGACGTCGTGAAGACAACGGTGTTTCTGGCGGACATGAATGATTTCAAGGTGGTGAATGCCGTATATGCTACCTATTTCAGCGAACCTTTTCCGGCCCGGAGTGCCTTCGAGGTGGCCAAGTTACCCCTTGGCGCGAAGGTTGAAATCGAAGCAATCGTCTCCAGACGAGATTGA